The DNA region CCGTGGGGCGGCATGATGGCGGACAGGTTCGCCAAGCGGAAGATCCTGATCCTGTGCCAGTGTATGGCCGGCATCCTCGCGGCTGCGCTCGCCACCCTGAGCCTCACCGGCGTGGTGGAGGTCTGGCACGTCTACGTCATCGCGCTGGTGCTGGGCCTGGTCACCGTGCTGGACCAGCCCGCGCGGCAGGTGTTCGTCAATGAGCTGGTGGGTCCCAAGTACCTCCGCAATGCCATCAGCGTCAACTCCACCACGTTCCAACTGGGCGGGCTGATCGGCCCTGCACTGGCGGGACTTCTGCTCACCGCCGTCGGAGCCGGCTGGGCCTTCGCCGCGAACGCCCTGGCATGCTGTTCCACGGTCACCATGCTGCTGCTCCTGCGGAAGGACCAGCTGATTGTGAGTACGCCCGCGCCCAAACGCAAGGGCATGCTGCGCGAAGGCCTGCGGTACGCGCTCAGCAAACCCACCATCTACTGGCCGTGGCTGATGGCCGGCTTCATCGCTGTCTTTGCCATGAGCCTTCCGGTCCTGCTGGCCGCTTTTGCGGACCGCGTGTTCGACGTCGGGGCCGGCGGCTACGGCCTGCTCAACGCCCTGGTGGCCTTGGGTGCCCTGGCCGGTGCCGTCGCTTCCACCCGGCGGCGCCAGCTGCGGCTACGCTCCGTGGTGTTCTGCGCCGGGATGTACGGAGTCATGCTGTGCCTGGCGGCGCTGGCGCCGTCCATGCTGTGGTTCGGCGCGGTGATGGTGCTGTCCGGGTTCTGGTGCCTGATGTTCCTCACGGGTTCCAACCAGCTGGTCCAGATCAGCTCCAACATGGGGATCCGCGGACGCGTCATGAGCCTATACATCATGGTGCTCATCGGCGGGCAAGCCATCGGCGGTCCCATGCTCGGCTGGATCGCCGAACATGCGGATCCGCACGTGGCCCTGCTGGTGTCCGGCGGGGTGCCGGCGCTGGCCGCCTTGGCTGTCGCCGTCGTGCTTGCCCGCAAAGGTGCCCTGCTGCTCAAAGTGGATCTGAAGGACCGCCGCCTGCTGCGGATCGTCACCCGGCCCACCGCGGCCTAAACCGGCAGGTGCGGGTACTCCGCCCCACGCTGCTGGAACTCCAGCACATCCTTGTTGAGGAC from Arthrobacter pascens includes:
- a CDS encoding MFS transporter, which gives rise to MAPPPPSSATVSQPVIDSASPETQPIAVVSEHLPWRHTFISLKVPNFRIFAIGHFVAVIAVWMQRIAQDWMVLELSGSVTAVGITVALQFMPSLFLGPWGGMMADRFAKRKILILCQCMAGILAAALATLSLTGVVEVWHVYVIALVLGLVTVLDQPARQVFVNELVGPKYLRNAISVNSTTFQLGGLIGPALAGLLLTAVGAGWAFAANALACCSTVTMLLLLRKDQLIVSTPAPKRKGMLREGLRYALSKPTIYWPWLMAGFIAVFAMSLPVLLAAFADRVFDVGAGGYGLLNALVALGALAGAVASTRRRQLRLRSVVFCAGMYGVMLCLAALAPSMLWFGAVMVLSGFWCLMFLTGSNQLVQISSNMGIRGRVMSLYIMVLIGGQAIGGPMLGWIAEHADPHVALLVSGGVPALAALAVAVVLARKGALLLKVDLKDRRLLRIVTRPTAA